The Triticum aestivum cultivar Chinese Spring chromosome 5A, IWGSC CS RefSeq v2.1, whole genome shotgun sequence genomic sequence GACATGGACTTGAAATTGTCATTGCAAGTTTGTAATCGTGTCGTTCAATGATGATAAGACATTATGTTTGTGGATGTGGTATTTGTGTTGCTTAACCTGATTTGTGCTATGTTTGCTGTCAAAATCAGTTGTTTTGATGTCCAAAAATCAAAGGAAATGCTGTCCGAATGTAGTTATTTTTACTGTCCAAATTTAGTCCAGTGCCTGCTGTCCAAATGAATTGTTTGTGGATGTGATATATCTGCTGTTCCTGTCCAAACTTACCTGAAAATGTAGTGAGGAGTGATGACTTATCATATTACATCCATTCGTAAGCTTGTCACTATGTGATGCCTAAACAGTAGCTAAACTTATCTACTTGTTGTTGCACTTTTGCTTTATTTACTCTCCAAAAACAACAGATGCCTAAACTGATGACTAGTCTGTTGCATGTTCTAGCATACACTTTGCTCCTTCTCTGAATAATAGGACCGGCAGCATGCATATGTCCACGTACAGTCAGTAGCTCAGCTAGTTTCGCTCAAGACCAGGTCATGGGATGGATCGTGCGATCGGCAGCTACCTGGAACTGCATAAACAACAGCTAAATATGACCTATACGCAGCAAAATACAGTCTGCCAGGCAAGGTGACGGGCCGGTCCATTCGGTCCTCTCGGGCTTGACCGAGCTGGCCCCCAAACGGTCCGGTCCCAGAAAAGGAGCTCGTTGGACagctcggtccggtccggaccggaccgccggcggccggtccaagtggcggctcggaccgggaccggaccggcccggaccgtgtccaccctgagtcGCCGTGTCGCGGTAGGTGCAGGTCACCTTCATGATCTGCGTCACTTCGTCAGCTTCGCCGGCCTTGGGCACATCCACTAGCAGCAGGAAGCGCCTCTCCTCGTCCGCGTACAGCTCGCCGACGTCTACAGAGGCGGAGCGCGCGTACGCATCGATGCTGCTGTCGTAGCGGCCGGACTTGACTGCCCGGACGCGCACTGGGTGCACGCACTTGACAGTGATGAGCGCGTCCTGCACGACCACGGAGAGGAGCCCGCCGATGCACTGCGCGAACGAGTCCTGCACCACCGTCTCGTCCTCGATGAAGGAGAAGGTGCCGCCGGTCTCCTCGGCGATCGTGTGCATGGCTGACGAGTCGTGGTCGCCGCCAAAGCCAAACGTGTGTATCGGTGTCGATCGGTGTCCGGCGCCACTCAGCAAGGAGCCTGGCACGAGAGCACGGTAGTTCTTGGAGCAGGAGACCGAGCCGTAACTGTAACCTCCTCCTCCTAGGTTGTAACCTCCTCCTCCCAGGTTGTACGTGTCCTGGCCGTCCGAGAGAAGGATGACGCTGGCGACGGCGTTCTTGTGCCGGCGGCCGTCGAGCACCTTGGCAGCTTCAGTGAGGCCCTTGAGGATGTTTGTTCCACCGCCAGCAATGAGCAACTGCACGGCGCCCTTGGCCTTGACCTTCCCGGCGTCCGACATGCGCGTCAGAGGGATGAGCCGACGCGCGTccgttgagaaggccacgatgctGAGACGGTCAGCAGGGCCGAGCTGGTCGACGACGaactccatggccttcttcagcAGCGCGATCTTGTCGCCCGTCATGCTGCCGCTGACGTCCAGCACGGTGACCAGGTCAAGCGGCGTGCGTgtctgctccgccgccgccgcggtggctGCGCCGGGGGCCTTGGCGTGGACCAGCACCACGAAGTTGTCGTGCGGCTCCCCCCTCGCGACGGCCGGGTGCTCGCAGTGCGCGTCGAGGACGAGCCTGCCTCCGCCGTTGGCCGCGTCCTGGACGAGATCCCAGTCGTCGAGTGGCGCCCCCTGGGCCGCCAGAGGCTCCAACGgctcgtcgtcgtcgtacacggcgGCGCCATGAGGAGGATACGCCGCCGATGGCTGGTCCACGAAGGGAGACGCCCACATCGGCATCGgcctcggcagcggcggcggcggcgggaactGGTACGGGTGCAAATAAGGGTACGAGGACACCTGGTATGGCCAGCGGGCGTTGCAGACCGGGCAGACGGAGCCGGTGACGCAGGCGAGATGGAACCTGTGCTGACACTCGGAcgtcagggtggacacggtccgggccggtccggtcccggtccgagccgccACTTGGACCGGCCGCCgacggtccggtccggaccggaccgagctGTCCAACGAGCTCCTTTTCTGGGACCGGACCGTTTGGGGGCCAGCTCGGTCAAGCCCGAGAGGACCGAATGGACCGGCCCGTCACCTTGCCTGGCAGACTGTATTTTGCTGCGTATAGGTCATATTTAGCTGTTGTTTATGCAGTTGCAGGTAGCTGCCGATCGCACGATCCATCCCATGACCTGGTCTTGAGCGAAACTAGCTGAGCTACTGACTGTACGTGGACATATGCATGCTGCCGGTCCTATTATTCAGAGAAGGAGCAAAGTGTATGCTAGAACATGCAACAGACTAGTCATCAGTTTAGGCATCTGTTGTTTTTGGAGAGTAAATAAAGCAAAAGTGCAACAACAAGTAGATAAGTTTAGCTACTGTTTAGGCATCACATAGTGACAAGCTTACGAATGGATGTAATATGATAAGTCATCACTCCTCACTACATTTTCAGGTAAGTTTGGACAGGAACAGCAGATATATCACATCCACAAACAATTCATTTGGACAACAGGCACTGGACTAAATTTGGACAGTAAAAATAACTACATTCGGACAGCATTTCCTTTGTTTTTTGGACATCAAAACAACTGATTTTGACAGCAAACATAGCACAAATCAGGTTAAGCAACACAAATACCACATCCACAAACATAATGTCTTATCATCATTGAACGACACGATTACAAACTTGCAATGACAATTTCAAGTCCATGTCAATTGGCAAGTTGAACATAACACAAATGAGAGGTTCATCTCCAAGCTAGTTGTGACATTTCACAGTTCATGACTTGACAAGTTCGAACATAACCCAAATGCAAAAGTAGCCTTCCCATGAGAAAGATCACTTTGACATTCGTCTCCAAAATAGCAAGATCAAGATCAACATCCACATGATGAGTGTCTACAAGATAAGCAACATTCACATAAATAATGTTTGGTATCGTATACCAAGTGAAACATGTAGGAAGAATTGTTACCAATCGTTGATCTCCTCCACGATGGGTAACTTGATGGTTTCAACATCATCCTCTTCATTCTCATCCCTCGGCTACAAGTGTGGAAGTTCGACAAATGCTCACATCACAACAAgaccaaaaaagaaagaaagaaaaaggtaaGGAAAAGATGGCAAACATACCACCAGATTCAAGTCAACGTGAGCACCCTTTATATAACTTGCACCACAAACTAATGCCTCCACCATAACCGGTTTTAACGAACTCCTGTAGTCATCTAATACACACAAGTAGACAAAGTAGTTTGAGGATGAGAACTTGACAAGTTTATATCCAAAGTTCATTAGTACGAGTTGACATACCTAAAATCCTTCCGGTCGTGCTGAAGGTAGATTCTGAAGACACGGTGGTAGCCGGGATAGTAAGGAACCTCCTGGCTATCTTGGCCATAATTGGGTACCTAGGAGCATTGACTTTCCACCAACCAAGAAGATCAAGAGCCTTGTTGCGAGGTTCAACCGCATCCTCTAAGTAGTTCCTCAACTCACTCTTTGATATTCTTGTTGAACGGGACGATAAGAAGGACTCATACCCAGCTTGAACCGGGATACTAGGAATGTTTATAGAGGAAGATACACTTTCTCCATTTCCAGCTCGCTTATCTTGGGAAACACATTTGTCATACAAGGTCGCCAACTCTTTCTCCACGATTTTCATCTCAGTCCTACACCTCGTACTTCTACTCCATATAGTTCTCCAAAGGCCCACTCTATGTAATTCATCTTGTACCTAGGATGAAAGATGATAGCATTGGAGTGAATTAGCAAGCACATgaataaaaaaacagcaagcaCAATAATAAAAaagcagcaagcacatgaataAAAAAACATTGGAGTGAAAACAACAAGCATGTGTACCGTGGATCAAAGACGGTTGCGATCACCATGGCATTGTTCTTTTCTTCCCAATATTTGTCAAACTTCTCCAACATTGCTTCACCCATTTCCTTGTAGTGGTCACTATCACTAGTCATTGCACGTTTGATTGCAAGCTTGACACCAACAATGTATGGATAGAAGATGTTCGAAGTGGGATATAAACTTCCTGAAAATGCATTTGTCACCTCAGCCAAACTCTCAAGTAATGGAGAGATAAGGTCATACATGTCCCACTCTGCGTTTGTCGGCGCCCAAGCATAGTTGGCATTGGAACCAGCATGAGAGGTCAAGGCTTCCTTATAATCACGGGCAGTGCTAATCATCTTATAGGTTGAACTCCACCTTGTTTTACAATCCAGGTGTAAATGATTACCAACTTTGACACCCAAGCTTTTGCAAGTGGCAACAAAAGCATGGAGACGAGAAGGTGAACTCTTGAAGTACTTCACCGTCTCTCTCAAGCTGTTTATCAAATTATCTAAGACCTCCGTCCCATCTTGCACGACCAAGTTGAGGATGTGTGCACAACAACGGATATGAAAATACTGTCTTTCGAAGTCATTACCTACAATAGACAACTTTTATATGAGCAAAAACAGCAAGCATGTGAGCAAATATAGCAAGCATGTGAGCAAAAACAGCAAACATGTGGGCAAAAACAGCAAGCATATGAGCACAAAGAGCTTCTATATGAGCATAGCAACAAGCATATGAGCAAAAACAACAAGCATATGTGTAAAAACAGAATGCATACAAGCACACCTCTCCGAAACGAGAACTTGGCCTTCAAAGCATCGACTGCACCATCATTGTTTGAAGCGTTGTCAAGTGTGACGGACATTATTTTGGTCTCAATATTCCATTCTGTCACACAAGCATAGagagcatctgcaatgacatttccAGAGTGAGGAGGGTCCAACTCTATGaaagcaagaacacgggtttgcaTATTCCAATTCCCATCTATGTAGTGTGCAACCACACACATGTAAGATAAGGTTTGGTTGCTTGTCCACAAATCTGTAGTTAGACATATGGAGCTCACACCCTTTAGGACAGATTTAAGCACCTCTTTTTCTTTCTTGTAGACCCTCATGCACTCGGCTCGTATTGCCTTCCTTTCAATGGGTTTATAATTTGGATTCATGCACTTCATTAGAATGTTGAACCACTCATGTTCAACCATTCTAAATGAATACTCATGCACACATATCATCTTAGCAATAAGCTCCTTCACAATTCCTTGGTCATACTCAATAGAGGGGTGCATTGTTGGACCACTTCCTGTACCATTGATTTTGCGCAATTccagagttgtttggatggcatcCCTAGCCATCTTGGCCTTGTAATTCTTACATTTTAAATGATGCCTTCCAATAGTTGAGGTGCTGCCACCTTGCGTATACGCATACTTCTTATCAATACAATAATTACAAACAGCCTTCAACACAATCTCTCCAGTCTTCTCATCTGGCTCCTTGACCTTGTGAAAATGGGCCCAAACATTGGATGACGTCCTAACGGGAGCATTGGCTCTTGGCCTCTtgttctttttccttttcctttctctTGCCTCCTCCTCACTAGAGACAACATGCACAAGTGATTCCTCGGACATAGTGTCACCTTCCAGTTCATCTGCTGATTCCTTATACCCCTCTGATGTATCATCATCCGACATATCAGCACCCGCTTGCAATGGCGGAACCACAAACAGATTCTGCTCCTCATATTCCTTGTCCTTGTCCTCATCCatgtcctcgtcctcgtcgtcctcctccttctcctcgtccTCTACCACAATAGTAGATGCATGAGGAGGCAGCGGCTTCCGCGGCACGCACGCCGGCACCGGTGCGGTCGGGGAGACGCGGAGGAGGCGGAGGGTGTTTTTTTAACCTACAAATTAACTCTCCCATTGGGGCATTGGGAAAGTCTTTCGCCTTCTTAATCTGCACCTTAGGTTTGCTCTTCTTCCTCGGAACTAGAGGAGGCAGCGCCGAATCTTGCCTAATTAGGTAATTCAAGCTCTTTTCCTTTGCCTTTGCCTTCCCATTCTCCTTACCAGCACCCTTCGGCTTCCCATTCTCCTTACCAGCACCCTTTCCCTTCTCATTCCCCTTCTCCTTCACCATTCTCTACAAAAAAAAAATAGCACATAATATCTACAGTCAGTACATCAACCATCAAGTGCAAATAATTCATCTTCTTCTTGTTGTAGCATAGAAAACCTTGTTCTGCACATACTGTCTACTCTCCAGAACTACATCTCCTGACCAAACGTGTTAAATCAGCTAGTACTAGTGCAAACAAACATATAGTCATCTAGCAATAGTGCATAATCAAGCATTTTTTCAGAAACTATTGTCACTTTTCAGTATAATCTCTTGACTAAAGTTTACTGTTGAAACACTACATCTACTGAAACTATTACattagttcagaaaattcagaaacTCTAGATACattagttcagaaaattcagaaacTGTTACataagttcagaaaattcagaaacTCTTACataagttcagaaaattcagaaagTTTCTTGTTCAAACACTAGATCTCTAGATCACCTATCTAAGTTCAGCACTGAATCATCTCAGTTTGGCGGGGTTACAGGTCAGGTTACCTCTTCCTCTTCGTGGCGCTCGGCGAGGAACCAGGGAAGACGGGACCGATGGCGTGCTGGCCTTGCTGCGTCCCCGACGTACACGTGCTCCTCCAGCTCGTACTCGGACGAGATGGCACCGTCGATGAAGGGGAGAGGCCGCGGGCGATGGCGCCGTCGATGAAGGGGAGAGGCCGCGGGCGATGGCGCCGTCGATGAAGGGGAGAGGCCGCGGGCGATGGCGCCGTCGATGAAGGGGAGAAGCCGCGGGCGATGGCGCCGTCGATGAAGGGTTAGGGTTTGGGATTGGAGAGGAGGAGGCGCTGTGAGGAGAGGAGAGcgaggggagggggggagggggaatGGAACGAGGGGAGGGGGTTCGCTCGATGCCTCGATCTGTCCAGCCAGATGGGCCTTGCTGCGCCAGCGGTCCGCTCGGTCGGCCCGGTTAAAGACCGGACCGGACCAAACTTTTTGCGGTCTGTATTTCTGGGCCCGGCCCGTCCTGTTTTTCTACCGGGCCTGGACCGTACGGTCCGGTCCTGAACGGGCCACGAGCGGGCCGCAAAGCTTGCTCGTGTCGTCCAGGCTGAACGGCGACATGGCAGGTGGTGGACGTGGCCGGCGAGGACGTGGCCGTGCAGAGGCCGGTGGAGGTGGCCAAGGACCAGCAGCCGTCCATGGAGGTCGCGCGGGAGAAATTCCGCGTGGAGGCGACGGAGGACATTGCGGCGGCGCGGGCTGCCGCGGAGCGAGGCGAGTACGCTGAGGCCGCGAGAATACTGGACCGCAGGCAGGAGGCGCTGCTGCCGGCGCAGGTGGAGGAGCTGCGCGAGCTGAGCACCCGCGTGGCGAGCCGGCGGGAGTACGAGAAGTCGGGGCGCGCGTGCATCCTGACCGGCTACAGCTCCCACGCGCAGCAGCGCGCCGCGTCGGCCTGCGTAGCCGGTGCCGTAGGAGGATACCGTTGTCCCCCGCCGCCCGGGGGCGCTGGGGGCATGGGCGGGGCGGCGTCGGTTTTTGGTTTCGGTGCTGCCGGGGCGTACGCGACGCcggcgatgcagatgatggtggGCGTGTCGAGGCAAGTAcgtgagcagcagcagcagccatcgACGTTGAAGAGGAAGAGCGGAAGCGACGGCGGCAACTAAAATCGGGCGGCCGGTGGCTCCAAGTTTCTCTACTCATCAGTCTTCGGCCTTCGATTTAGTTATCTTGAAGTTTTAATTATATCTCATATTTTATTTATCAGGTAGTTATTGAGAACATATGTTTATACAGTCTAGGACATATATATTTTAGTTGTATATCGTCGAGTTAtattgtggtaggattggaatatttTCATGTAATGTGTGAGGTTAATGTGTTGCTTTTAAGTGGACTCTTCTGGATGTATTCTCGCCCACTGGAGTAGTTTAAGGATTTTCATAGAGTTTTGTAATTGTTTTTGTTTCTCAATTTTTCACTACGCAATATACCAAAAATTACTTTACCGATACAAGGGCAACAAGCACATATTAACAGAATAATCTCTATCTCTCCTATTTAAAAAGGACGTAAGGTTTTCATTTCACCTTTCTTTTCATCACCTATTCGTCCAAACTTTTATGTATATGAAAATCAATCATCTTAATTTATTTACCTTCTGAACCAATTCCATTTTAATTTTCTTAGCAAAAAACTtgcaatcaaaatataaggtaattcacggtcaaaatttgatgaacatttatttacacaatcacattattattgacaggtaaatcacaagttaacgtactagaatatttataccCCGTTACAACGCACGTGCATTGTTCTAGTTGGTTAAAACAAATCTTAACAAAACCAAATACACTCTACacaggaaagttggagagagtacTTTGTAGTTCATACAGATATTTACTATGGCTTCTAGAAAATTTTGTACTGATTTGCACCTCTTACAAAATTACCATgttttttttactagagagtgtttttttccctttttcttcaccTTCTTGGACTTTAACAATTTTGTGTGTGTAAATTTTGTATTTTACCCCTACTTTTCGGGTTAGTGACAACTTTTTAAGAAATTCCTTCGTTCTACTCAATTTAAGCAGACCATTGTCACTTTTTACTCCTTCTAATTTCTTTTTGTGTTCCGACTAGTTGGTCCCACGTTTCAGCACTGACTTGGCATGCAACATAGACGggcttgtttttttttttgaaagatccagcatcgTTGGCATTTCATTGATAATAGCAGGAAGCAGCGGAAAACATCCTAGGACCAGATCCGAAGAtcaaagaaagagaaaaggaaaaaaaaactacaGCCCTAATAGCCGCAGCTCAACACTCCAACCAATCCATACTAGGCAACGCAACTCCGATTTCGACGACGAACTACTAAGGAAGGCAGGGATGGCGTCACGGAGGATCACCGAACGAGCCATCTGTTACGCGTCATCGTATACCACCGGCCCCCACTGTGGCTTCGACTTCACAGCAACAGGTAGTCGAGGCACACCCACGGACACGCCGGagaagaagagccgactaccacgaCCAAGGCCACGCCTCCGACGTTGCTCACCGtcatcatcgttgccacagaaaCCACCGTGCGCGTCCAGTTGTTGGAAGCACCAAAGGGATCAAAGTCTTCAAGACGGTGCCCTAAAGAGGGGAACGACGTTGAAAACGACGCCACCGCCCGACCCTGCAGCAGGATCTAGGTTTTCACCCGAAAGACTTGATCCAGGAGATCTGGCTGTGTGATTCCCGACGACGTCTCCAAGGAGGATAGCGACGCCCACatgcgccgtcgccgccggccggccAGCACCGGCCAAGCTTTCACCCGGGACAGACGGGCTTGTTTGGTCTGTCGATTTTGCTGTTATTTTGGTACTACTGTTTTTTGCGTCGACTACTACCATCTATCTCTCCTTGATACCATTGCCAACACTAAGGAAACGGTGTAGGCAACACAACATGCATGCCCGTTGCAGCCTGGCTGTCGATAGCTTAAAGGCCTTCGACAAAGCGGAGCACCTCGCCTCTCCTCTCTCATTGTTGCCCGCGCGCTATGATGGACTACTGAATCGACCTCATCTCCTTCCTCTCCAGTCAACATGatctcttctttttctttctttcttttcaatCAATCAATTGGCAGAATGAGCATATCTTTACTCTCCTGGTACCAACTAGTCAGAACACAACAAAACGTTAGAAGGGGTGAAAAGTGGCAATAGTTTGcttaaattcaagaaaataagggaATTTTGTTTACATGGGGTGGAAACAtaacattgttggaaatatgccctagaggcaataataaaatgattattatttttttgttcatgataattgtctattattcatgctataattgtattttccggaaatcgtaatacatgtgtgaatacatagaccataatgtgtccctagtgagcctctagttgactagctcgttgatcaacagatagtcatggtttcctggctatggacatggggatgtcattgataacgggatcacatcattaggagaatgatgtgatggacaagacccaaacctaagcatagcacaaagatcgtgtagttcatttgctgtagcttttctggatgtcaagtatcatttccttagaccatgagattgtgcaactcccggataccgtaggagtgccttgtgtgtgccaaacgtcacaacgtaactgggtgactataaaggtacgttacaggtatctcc encodes the following:
- the LOC123106021 gene encoding zinc finger BED domain-containing protein RICESLEEPER 2; its protein translation is MDEDKDKEYEEQNLFVVPPLQAGADMSDDDTSEGYKESADELEGDTMSEESLVHVVSSEEEARERKRKKNKRPRANAPVRTSSNVWAHFHKVKEPDEKTGEIVLKAVCNYCIDKKYAYTQGGSTSTIGRHHLKCKNYKAKMARDAIQTTLELRKINGTGSGPTMHPSIEYDQGIVKELIAKMICVHEYSFRMVEHEWFNILMKCMNPNYKPIERKAIRAECMRVYKKEKEVLKSVLKGVSSICLTTDLWTSNQTLSYMCVVAHYIDGNWNMQTRVLAFIELDPPHSGNVIADALYACVTEWNIETKIMSVTLDNASNNDGAVDALKAKFSFRRGNDFERQYFHIRCCAHILNLVVQDGTEVLDNLINSLRETVKYFKSSPSRLHAFVATCKSLGVKVGNHLHLDCKTRWSSTYKMISTARDYKEALTSHAGSNANYAWAPTNAEWDMYDLISPLLESLAEVTNAFSGSLYPTSNIFYPYIVGVKLAIKRAMTSDSDHYKEMGEAMLEKFDKYWEEKNNAMVIATVFDPRYKMNYIEWAFGELYGVEVRGVGLR